The nucleotide sequence TAAATAAAAATAATAAAATAAAGATATACATAAAATCTTCTAATGATATAATGAATGTATTGGAACTGATAGGAGCACACAATTCTGCTGAAGAAATTTCCAATATCATTAAAGTTCGCGAATTGAAAAGCAACGTATCGCGAACATTTAATTTTATCACCGCAAACGCTTCAAAAACAGCTGAAAGCGCATCAAAACAAATAGAAGATATTGAACTGATAATTAAAAACAATTTATTTGAAGAATTACCTAATGATTTGAAAGAAATAGCTATGTATAGATTAGAAAATGAAAGTGATAGCTTAAGCGAAATGGCAGAAAATTTAAATTTATCAAAATCTACATTATATTATAAATTAAAAAAAATTGAAAAACTTGCAAAAGAAATTAGAGGTGAAGAAAAATGAAATGCCCATATTGTGGACATGATGAAACTAAGGTATTAGATTCAAGAACTATTGCCGAGGGAACAGTTACCAGAAGAAGAAGAGAATGTTTAAAATGCAATAGTAGATTTACTACATATGAAAGATATGAAACACATAAAATATTTGTAATTAAAAAAAATGGCCAAAGAGAATTATTTGATAGAAAAAAAATATTAAACGGTTTAATAAAAGCATGTTATAAAAGAGCTATCAGTTATGAGGATATTGAAAATATTGCCGCCCAAATTGAAGAAAATATTAGAAAATTAGGAGTTTCTGAAATTGAAAGTGTTAAAATTGGTGATATGGTAATGAATGAGCTTAAAAAAATTGACCATGTTGCATATGTTAGATTCGCTTCTGTATATAAGGAATTTGGAGATTTAGATCATTTTATAAAAATAATAAATGATTTGAAAAAAAAAGATTAATAAGGAGGTTTAAATATGGTTCCAGGCGAAAAAATACAATTAACAAAGGAAGGTTATGAAAATCTTTTAAAAGAAAAAGAAATTTTAAAGAAAAGATTAATGACAGAAATCGCTGAAAGAATTAAGGAAGCTAGAGAATTAGGTGACTTATCTGAAAATAGTGAGTATGAAGAAGCAAAAAACGAACAAGGTAAAATTGATTCTAGAATAAAAGAAATAGATTATATATTAGATAATGCAGAAGTTATTGATGAATCTGAAAGCAATAGTGATGAAGTGAATTTAGGAAATACTGTAATTGTTAAAGACTTAAAGAAAAATATTGAAGAAACATATAAAATTGTTAACTCACAAGAAGCAGATATATTCTCTAACCCTAAAAAAATTAGTTCTGAATCTCCTTTAGGAAAATCATTATTAAAAAAGAGAATTGGAGATAGAATAAAATTTAAAACCCCTTCTAACGTGGAAAGAGAATTAGAAATATTAGCTATTTTAAAATATGGAGGTGCTTGAGTTGAGCGATTTAAGAGATCAAAGATTAAAATTAATTGAAGAAATTAGAAACGAAGGAAGAAACCCTTATCCTTATAGATTTGAAAAAGAAATGAAAGTTGAAGAGATTAAAGAAAAATATAATAATATAGCTGATGGAGAATTAATTGAAAATGACGTTTTTAAATTTGCTGGTAGAGTAATGTCTATTAGGAAACACGGTAAATCTGCTTTTATAGTTTTAAAAGATGATACTGGAAGAATACAAGCTTATATTAGAAAGGATAAAGTTCCAGAAGGAAAATTTGATGAATTTAAAAAATACATGGATATTGGTGATTGGGTTGGATTAGAAGGTTTTCCTTTTAAAACTCATACTGGTGAATTAACATTATTAGTTTTAGACTTTGAAATATTATCAAAGGCATTAAGACCATTACCAGAAAAATGGCACGGATTAAAAGATAGAGAAGTAAAGTATAGACAAAGATATGTTGATATGATAGCTAATGATGAAAGTTTAAAAACTTTTGTTACTAGATTTAAAGCTATAAGATATATTAGAGAATTCTTACATTCAAAAGGTTTCCTTGAAGTAGAAACACCTGTTTTACACCCGATTTTAGGTGGAGCTAATGCTAGACCATTCATAACTCATCTAAATGTATATGATGTAGATATGTATTTAAGAATTGCTCCTGAATTATACTTAAAGAGATTAGTTGTTGGTGGATTAGAAAAAGTATTTGAAATTGGAAAAAACTTTAGAAACGAAGGTGTTTCATACAAACACAATCCTGAATTTACTATGATGGAATTATACCAAGCATATGCAGATTACACAGATATGATGAAATTAACTGAAGATGTATTATCTTATGTTGTTGAAAAAATACACGGTACTACTAAGATAGTTTATGATGGTGTTGAAATTGATTTCAAACCTCCTTTCAAAAGAGTTAAAATGAGAGATTTTATAAAAGAACATTTGGGTGTTGATATT is from Marinitoga litoralis and encodes:
- the nrdR gene encoding transcriptional regulator NrdR, which translates into the protein MKCPYCGHDETKVLDSRTIAEGTVTRRRRECLKCNSRFTTYERYETHKIFVIKKNGQRELFDRKKILNGLIKACYKRAISYEDIENIAAQIEENIRKLGVSEIESVKIGDMVMNELKKIDHVAYVRFASVYKEFGDLDHFIKIINDLKKKD
- the lysS gene encoding lysine--tRNA ligase translates to MEVLELSDLRDQRLKLIEEIRNEGRNPYPYRFEKEMKVEEIKEKYNNIADGELIENDVFKFAGRVMSIRKHGKSAFIVLKDDTGRIQAYIRKDKVPEGKFDEFKKYMDIGDWVGLEGFPFKTHTGELTLLVLDFEILSKALRPLPEKWHGLKDREVKYRQRYVDMIANDESLKTFVTRFKAIRYIREFLHSKGFLEVETPVLHPILGGANARPFITHLNVYDVDMYLRIAPELYLKRLVVGGLEKVFEIGKNFRNEGVSYKHNPEFTMMELYQAYADYTDMMKLTEDVLSYVVEKIHGTTKIVYDGVEIDFKPPFKRVKMRDFIKEHLGVDILEDPDEKLVEVLKANGVEIAVEDKGHYIDELWSLVEHHIVQPTFVLEHPVEISPLAKRHREDPRVTERFELIIYGRELANAFSELNDPVDQLERFKKQVELKDKGDEEAQMMDLDFVRALEYGLPPTGGLGIGIDRFVMFLTNAETIRDVIAFPIVKPMKFEDEENLFESDE
- the greA gene encoding transcription elongation factor GreA, with product MVPGEKIQLTKEGYENLLKEKEILKKRLMTEIAERIKEARELGDLSENSEYEEAKNEQGKIDSRIKEIDYILDNAEVIDESESNSDEVNLGNTVIVKDLKKNIEETYKIVNSQEADIFSNPKKISSESPLGKSLLKKRIGDRIKFKTPSNVERELEILAILKYGGA